DNA from Zonotrichia leucophrys gambelii isolate GWCS_2022_RI chromosome 5, RI_Zleu_2.0, whole genome shotgun sequence:
GTGCTCCCAGGCTGGTGCATCTCTAAGTGCTGGATCTCTGCAGATCCAGGGATAGTGGAGGGACTGTGCTGTTGATCCCACCCCTGGTGCTCTGAAACCAGGCAAAGGCTCTGTTGGCCTCTCGGTGACTGTCTGAGGTGGAGGCGTTTCACACTCTGGTCTGCATCCTGGGGGTCCACGTGACCTCCACAAGGGTGACATCCTGGGGTGCTCCTTGCCAACCCGGCACGCCCAGGATTACTGGCATTGTGCAATGTGCTGGCACTGCACATTCCTGCCAGGGCCTCCAAGGGACTGGTTTCTCTGGCATGGTGGCATGGGCAGGGCTCTGGATATAGCTCGGGGTATTGTGGCatgccaggagctcctggatgATCTCCTGGAGATCCTCCTGATCTCCACACTATGGATAATTCTAGTGGTCACAGCTCATCATCTCTGGAAGTGctgaaggccaggttggatggggcttggagcaacctgggctagtggaaggtgtccctgcccatgatgGGGCAGAATTGGATgagcttcaaggtcccttccaacccaaaccattccaggattccattaTATAACCCTCACCTCTTTGTTCAGCATCAGTGAAGTGTCCATGCCCTCAGCAATGTCTTTCCCTGTCCTGCCATCTCCCAAGGCTCCTAATTGCCTTGTTTGTTGGAGGCGAGGCCTTCTCCTTCAGCCAGGCCTTGATAGGCATCAGTGCTCTGAGTGTGTCCATCATCTTTCCTAATTACTCCTAATTAGATCCGGTTGTCCAGTAATGAGCTGGTTATGCAGCCGAGCCCTCATAGCTAGATGGACACTTCACCTGCTCTTACGTAGCTGAGGTGGTGTCTCACCTCCAGTGGTGCCAGTTCCTCTCTGGTGCTGATGattggtggcactgggatgaCCTCAGACTTAATGTCCTATCTCACAACCTTTGTATCCCATCAAAATTCCTAATGAACCATCATCTTCCTTATCCTGGTGATGCCATCATCATCCTGGGTTGAGAATGGCCCCGTTGCTTCACTCCATTACCTCACGTGCCTCCTGTGCTCTCGCCTTCAAGAGGGTTCTTGCAACTCCTGGCAGCTGCCTTTTGGGGACCTGAAGTTCTCTTGGTGGTGGAAGATCCTGGGAATCAGCAACCAGCCTTCCCAACCCCAAAGTGGCGTGGAGATGGGAGGAAGACTCCAATCCAGGGATGGTTTTGGGTTGGAGGAGTCCAAAATATGATGTCACAGCACAGGAGCtttgctccccctgctccccaggtcATGAAGGGGTTCCACTGAGCCTGCTGGGCTATCCCTGGTGTCTTCACACTTCTCCTGCAAGGATGATATGGTCCCAATCTGTGCTCCGCAACTATCAAGAGGACCCACTTCTCCATCACAAGGGCTTTAATTAAGCTGTGGTTTTTATTACTTCCCTTTAGTCAAGGTCTTAAGACTGACTAAATTTAAGACTAAAAGTGCAGCTTTAGTCCACAGGCAGTGGAAGGGAGGTTAGGGCTTTGCTTCCTGCTTGAATATCCAAGTGGGAAGGATGCCTTCCACCAGGACCAGCTCTTCAGGAGCTTTGGTGACATTGCTTTGGCTCAGGATTCTGTTGCCAGTTCACAGTGCTGAGCTCAGGAATTTAGCAAATagcatgaaaattttaaattttgggtttttttttccttctggccAAGTAactattttcataaaatttctGGGTCACTGATATTTCCTAGGAGTTACAGGAGGTGATGGAAACTTCTGCTGAAGAGATCCTCCTGCTGTTCATGTTTGGAAGAGGGGAGAGATGCCTCCTGGGGTGATGGGATTGGTGTTGGGGTAATGGGGTCTGTGTTAGGGTGACAGGGTCAATGATGGGGTCAGTGATGTGGTGGCACTTCCATGATGTCTGTCCCCAGCCATCCTTTGAGGCTTTCTTCAGCGAGATCCTCCTCTGCAAGAATGAGCTCAATGTCACCCTCAACAACCTGTGCAACTGGATGAAGGATGAGCACGTGGACAAGAACCTGGTAAGAAGGAAGCTCTGGGGAAAGGGAAGTGGGGGAGAGGATTGCTGGTGAGGAAGGCAGTGCTGAGGTCATGTTCTTCCTCGAAGGTGATGCAGCTGGACTCAGCCTTCATCCGCAAGGACCCCTACGGGGTGGTGCTCATTATAGCGCCCTGGAACTACCCCATCCACCTCTTCCTGGTGCCCCTCATTGGGGCCATCGCTGCTGGTGAGCCCAAACTTCAGTCCCCTGGCCTGGAAGTGCCAGGGTGTCTCCAGGGGTCTCATGCCCAGAAGGGGTGGCGGTCACCATGTCACTGTGTTGATGTCCTGTTCATCTTCCTGCAGGGAACTGTGCCATCATCAAACCCTCAGAGATCTCCAAGAACACAGAGAGACTCGTTGCTGAAACGCTGAGCTGTTACCTGGACAGTGTGAGAAGCCCTTCTTGTCCTTGTCTGTTGTTCCTAGACCATGGTGTTCCCAACCCTGCCTCACACACACCATCCCCACACATCATCTATGTGCAGAACCTCCTTCCTCCGTCCTCAGCCAATGTCCCAGCTTCCTGGGATGCTGTTGGTGGGGACACATGGTGACACAAGgggatgttttctgtttccctgCAGGACTGCTTTGCTGTGGTGACCGGTGGTGTGCCAGAGACCACCAGGCTGCTGGAGAACAAGTTTGACTACATCTTCTTCACTGGTACGTCCCatgggacagagcagagccctgcctggaTTTTGTATGAGGAGAAAGACGGGTTCCCTCCAGACATCCCTGGAGAAGAAGGCAGGGATTGGGTTGGAGGATCTGGGATGTGTATCTGAGGTCTGGTGGgactcagtgccacatcccagAGCCGCACGATGGCTGATGGGATTCCCACCTCAATCCATGTTTTCCCTGCCCGCAGGCAGCCCCCCGGTGGGGCGGATTGTGATGACAGCCGCTGCCAAGCACCTGACACCGGTGACACTGGAGCTGGGGGGCAAGAACCCCTGCTATGTGTCTGACACCTGTGACGTGACCAATGTGGCGCGGCGCGTGGCCTGGGGCCGCTTCTTCAACGCGGGGCAGACCTGCATCGCGCCCGACTACCTGCTCTGCACCTTGGAGATGCAGGAGAAGCTCATGCCTGCCCTGCGTGAGGCCATCACCGAGTTTTTTGGCCCCAACCCCCGGGAATCCCCGGATTTTGGCCGCATTGTGAGTGACAAGCAGTTCCAGCGCCTGCGGGCGCTGCTGTGCAGCGGGCGCGTGGCCATCGGGGGACAGATGGACGAGGCCGAGCGCTACATTGGTGAGGCTTGGGGGTCACTCACATCTTGGTGAGCACATTGGGGGTTTTCAGGGTGTCTGCATACAGAGGGGAGGCTCTAGAGGGAAAAGAGTTTTAGGGGTGCTTAAAAGTGGGTCCTGAGGGGAGGTTTCATCTCCGACCTCTGTGCCTGGCTGATGCTGTCCGGgtttcctctctgcagctcccacgGTGCTGGCAGATGTGCTGCCCTCAGACCCTGCCATGCAGGAGGAGGTCTTTGGGCCCATCCTGCCCATCGTCGTCATCGCCAACATGGATGAAGCCATTGACTTCATCAACGCACGGCCACGGCCATTGGCTGTCTATGCCTTCTCCTGCGACAGCAAGGTGTGTCTGTGGAGCAGAAAAAGTGGGGAGGGAAGTAAGGCACCTCCTCCACGAGCCCCAGGACGTGCTCTGAAGGGTCTTTAGAGACCCGACACTCTGGGAACATCTGATGGGTAAAGTGGGTAATATTTGCCAAGCGCACGCCCCTCATCTaccttctcttctccctcccAGATTGTGAACCAGGTCCTGGAGCGGACGACCAGCGGAGGCTTCTGTGGCAACGACACCCTGATGCATGTGACACTGACCTCGCTGCCCTTCGGAGGCGTTGGTAGGTGTCCACTGGGACATGTCCTGGCCATTGGGAGCCAGGTGTGATCCGTGGCCTGAGCCATGGTGAGGAATGGGAGTTTCTTCCTGCAGCCAGTGTGGTTCTGGGCTGGATCCCTTAATGTCCCTCAGGAGCCAGGTTGTACCTCCATTCCAACTTTTGGGACAAAATAGTAGGAACAAAGTGCTTACGAAAACCTGGAGAACCTCTTACAGGATCttggagaagaagaaatttttgGTCTGCAGAGGCACCAATTTTTGCTTTGTCAGGTGAAAAGTGAGGCTGCTTAGCCCCgggctgtgggtgcagcacAGTCCAGGGATACAGGAATACAGGAATGTTGTTTCCCAGAATACTTCTGGATGACTTGATCTCTTCCCAAAATATTTCTGGGATAAGTCCCTTCATTTGGTGCTGCCCTTGCTCAGCATCTCTGTCGGGGCTGGGATCTGAGTCAGACATAATGAAACACCCAGACAATTAATTCTTCACCTGCCTGTGGCTCAGGGAACAATTTTTTGTACTTCTCATTCCGTAACTTATCTTAATTGGGAATGATTCAGACCAACCACCTTCAATTATTAGGTAAAGCCATTTTAGAGCAGGTGAAGGGGCTGAAGTCATTGGGGTGAGATGGCACCAAAGCTTCCATGAGAAGTCACTTAACCTCTGGTTAAACCAGCCACAGGAACTGGGAGAACTGGTGTTGCCAATGTGGCTCCAGGCTTCCAGGCTTTTAGAGTTCTGGGAAGAGGGTCTAACAGCTGCAGCCGTGGGGAGATACGGTGGAGCATCATGGAGTGAAATCAAGACTTGCAGAACCCAGCAAAGCTTGTGTAGATAAATGGAGGTGGGTAAAAAGGAGATGCTGGGGCCTCCaaactgctgagctgcagcaagagTGGCTGGACTGAGCATCCGTATACCTGGAGGAGGCACTGGAAAAATGGAATTCCTCCACCATGTCTGCTGCTCAGAAAATCCTGCAGGtgtcttttttcctcattttgatGCTTGGAGAAGGCATCATCAGGAGCAGTCCCATCCTGAGCATGGACCTGTCCTGTGTGTTCCAGGGAACAGTGGCCTGGGCAAATACCATGGGAAGTTCACCTTTGACACCTTCTCCCTCCACCGTGGCTGCCTGCACCGGAACATGGGGCTGGAGACGCTCAACACCCCACGCTACCCACCCTACACCCAGCAGAAGTTGGGGCTCCTCACGACCACCTTCGAGGTGAAGCGCAGGGGCACCTGCACCCTGCTCTGAGGCTGCCAtgccctgctctggagatgCCACGGAGTCAGCGGGAAGAATTGGAACTGTCCCACTCTCCCTCTTCATCGCactccccacttccttcctcactGTGTCCTTTGCCTCGCTGGAGCATGTCAGACAGCCAGGATGGACATCCTCTCCTGCACCCTTTGTGGCCTCTGCTCCAAACCATTTTCCAGGACACAGATGAAATGACCAAAATCTTTTTCTTAGTCCAAACTTCTCTTTCTGCTGGAGAAGTGCTCCCATCAGTCCCATCTCCCCTCACACGGACTTTTCCTTTGGAATGAACCTCCATCCCTCCTCGCTGTTGCTCTTTGCTCCGTGTAACTCTGCCTGTAGTAAAGACTTTGCATCAAACTCTCTCCCAGCCTCTCTTTGTGCCTCCCTCCTCTGGTCTGTGGGGTGCTGGGAGGGTTGGGGGGCGTTCCCTGCCCCAAGCAATCATAGCTGGAAGGGAGgtgtggcagggcaggcagccaaggggaggggacaggcatCCAAAGGGCAGGACAGGAAGCTGGCAGCCACCCTGTTAGCTGAGAAGAGGGAAGTTGTGGTTGCTAACCCCAGTGCAACCATCCCACgctgcacctgtgggagcaTGGAGACTGGAACTGTTTTCCCGCAGCTTCCTGAGAGCGAGGCCAAGAGAGCCCCCGGGGGCGATGGTGGGAACGGGAGTGTGGATGGTGACGCCCTGAGGTGAGAGTGTGGAGGGACAGACGGGTGGCAGGAGGGGTCCCGGTGCTCCATCCTCTCCCTGGAGTGGCACCTGcatgctctgaggagctgggatggggctggcatCCCTCTaacacccctgtccccacagcaggaaCCCCTATGCAGGGCTGGTGAGCCACCTGCGGGCATCCTGGCTCTCTGGGAAGACTCGGCCCATGGAATATCGTGTGGCCCAGCTGGAGGCTCTGGGACGCTTCCTGGATGACAAGAAGCAGCAGATCATGGATGCCACTGCCTCTGACTTGGGCAAGGTGaaaggggacaggagcaggaggactTGGTGgccagaggagctgaggggcTCCCACGGCCTCATTGGgttctccagctctgcctcgGGCTCACAGCCTCTGGATTTGGGAGGCTGAGATGAAGCATGTCAATGTCACCATACACCAAAGTCCATCCTTGCTCTGCCACAGACAGAGGGCGTGGTGGGGGGCACCTTGACAGGGATAACCATTCCCACACCCAccagcctcagtttccctcttcCCTGGGAAAATTAATCCCAgatttctgtccctgctccctgccccgaACTTCCCACCTGATGTTACCCCCCCTTTCCTCCCACGGGGCTCATCCAGGCTGTGACTCTCTGAGCCTGGATCCCTtggctctgcagccagagccttAATACCACACAGGGCTCATTGTCTTCTCTTTCCCAACCTAGTCCCTTTGGACACCCTCCCTATTCTTCCTGGTGTCTGGATGAATGGGATCTGCAtagtttttcctatttttaagcAATCAGTGCTTAAAAGCATCATGTTGCAGACACAGGGGGTGCTCAATGCCCTTAGGGATTTGAATCCAGCATGGGATGTAGAGGGCTCCAGTCCCCAAATCCTGGGCATAACACTACGGAGCATTGGGATAAGAGCTGCAGGATATGCCAAGGTCACATGTTGCATCCTTGGAGTCTGCAGGCACCCTTTGAAACTGAATTATCTGAGATCCTCATGTGCAAGAACGAGCTCCATGAGACCCTGAGCAACCTGTCCCGCTGGATGAAGGACGAGAAGGTGGACAGGATTCTGgtgagagggaagaggagagagaggatgggaggcagagctgggtgggatGGTGGTGCAGGATGGGACCTGATGTGGTGGGTGTCCCACAGGCGGTGCAGCTGGACTCAGCCTTCATCCGCAAGGACCCCTACGGGGTGGTGCTCATCATAGCGCCCTGGAACTACCCCATCCACCTCTTCCTGGTGCCCCTCATCGGGGCCATCGCTGCTGGTGAGCCCAAACTTCAGTCCCCTGGCCTGGAggatcccagcagtgccaagcacTGGTGAGGGCACTTCATCCACAGTGGGGCTGGCTGACACCATGTCACAGCTCCAACATCCTATCTGTCTTCCCCAGGGAACTGTGCCATCATCAAACCCTCTGAGGTGTCCAAGAAGACAGAAACACTTGTGGCAGAAGCGCTGCCCAGCTACCTGGACAAGGTGGGAcactctccccatccctgtggcaTGGTGGGGcacccctgcacacacagggctgtgctctgagctggcCTTACACACCAGCTCTGGTTTCATATACTGCCCAACTTCCTTCCTCCATGCCCAGCCAGTGTCCCAGCCTCCCAGAGTGCTACTGGTGGGGACAGATGGTGACAAGAGGGGGCCTTCCTCATTTCCTTGCAGGACTGCTTTGCTGTGGTGACTGGTGGTGTGCAGGAGACCACCAGGCTGCTGGAGAACAAGTTTGACTACATCTTCTTCACTGGTACGTCCCatgggacagagcagagccctcctggaTTTTGTATGAGGAGAAAGACGGGTTCCCTCCAGACATCCCTGGAGAAGAAGGCAGGGATTGGGTTGGAGGATCTGGGATGTGTATCTGAGGTCTGGTGGgactcagtgccacat
Protein-coding regions in this window:
- the LOC135448859 gene encoding aldehyde dehydrogenase family 3 member B1-like isoform X1 encodes the protein METGSSFQQLGMQQPLEPPKQQLLGYGKCSSTGSDPGKDPGKAAGCSGSSGIGKGPMPMVCSTPCGNPYAGLVSHLRASWLSGKTRPMEYRVAQLEALGRFLDDKKQEILEATELDMGKPSFEAFFSEILLCKNELNVTLNNLCNWMKDEHVDKNLVMQLDSAFIRKDPYGVVLIIAPWNYPIHLFLVPLIGAIAAGNCAIIKPSEISKNTERLVAETLSCYLDSDCFAVVTGGVPETTRLLENKFDYIFFTGSPPVGRIVMTAAAKHLTPVTLELGGKNPCYVSDTCDVTNVARRVAWGRFFNAGQTCIAPDYLLCTLEMQEKLMPALREAITEFFGPNPRESPDFGRIVSDKQFQRLRALLCSGRVAIGGQMDEAERYIAPTVLADVLPSDPAMQEEVFGPILPIVVIANMDEAIDFINARPRPLAVYAFSCDSKIVNQVLERTTSGGFCGNDTLMHVTLTSLPFGGVGNSGLGKYHGKFTFDTFSLHRGCLHRNMGLETLNTPRYPPYTQQKLGLLTTTFEVKRRGTCTLL
- the LOC135448859 gene encoding aldehyde dehydrogenase family 3 member B1-like isoform X2; this translates as MGGCSSAPQVWGCLVPEVPMGDPKSAGQPGQVSVQRMAIIPGIPGISYGLWQLLWAESPHNQDGPEHQAALQRATTLSMETGSSFQQLGMQQPLEPPKQQLLGYGKCSSTGSDPGKDPGKAAGCSGSSGIGKGPMPMVCSTPCGNPYAGLVSHLRASWLSGKTRPMEYRVAQLEALGRFLDDKKQEILEATELDMGKPSFEAFFSEILLCKNELNVTLNNLCNWMKDEHVDKNLVMQLDSAFIRKDPYGVVLIIAPWNYPIHLFLVPLIGAIAAGNCAIIKPSEISKNTERLVAETLSCYLDSDCFAVVTGGVPETTRLLENKFDYIFFTGSPPVGRIVMTAAAKHLTPVTLELGGKNPCYVSDTCDVTNVARRVAWGRFFNAGQTCIAPDYLLCTLEMQEKLMPALREAITEFFGPNPRESPDFGRIVSDKQFQRLRALLCSGRVAIGGQMDEAERYIAPTVLADVLPSDPAMQEEVFGPILPIVVIANMDEAIDFINARPRPLAVYAFSCDSKIVNQVLERTTSGGFCGNDTLMHVTLTSLPFGGVGNSGLGKYHGKFTFDTFSLHRGCLHRNMGLETLNTPRYPPYTQQKLGLLTTTFEVKRRGTCTLL